One Abyssisolibacter fermentans genomic window, TTCTTCTGGAGCTTTATCTATGTTATCAAATGCTACTGATTCTCCAGTTCCAAGTCTTTCATTTAAAACTTTTGTTATAGCTGCTGTTAATGTTGTTTTACCATGGTCTACGTGACCTATTGTTCCAATGTTAACATGTGGCTTATTTCTTTCAAATTTTGCTTTTGCCATTTTCATCCTCCTTATACTTTTTATTAAGTAATGAAAACTTTACTGGGTATTCACTTTTGGAGCCCATGACCGGGATTGAACCGATGACCTCTTGCTTACCATGCAAGTGCTCTACCTACTGAGCTACATGGGCATTTTGTTAATTGTTAAATACCATTTTTTCAAAAATGTTATATTAGAAATTGTTAAATATCTTTAATTTCAAGATATCTTTCTAATTTTCTTTTAACTCTCTGTAATGCATTATCAATAGATTTAACATGTCTGTCCAGCTCTACTGCAATTTCTTGGTATGATTTTCCTTGTAGGTATGAAGTCAAAACTTCCCATTCTAGACCACTTAAAATTTCCCCAATTTTGTTTTCAATATTATTTAACTCTTCCCTACTGATAATCAATTCCTCAGGATCAGTTATTTTTACTCCTGATAAAACATCCATAAGTGTCCTGTCAGATTCTTCATCATATATAGGTTTATTAAGAGATATATAAGAATTAAGTGGTATGTGCTTCTGCCTTGTCGCTGTTTTTATAGCTGTAATTATCTGTCTTGTTATACACAACTCAGCAAATGCTCTAAATGAACTAAGCTTGTCCTGCTTGAAATCTCTTATTGCTTTATATAATCCTATCATTCCTTCTTGTATAATATCCTCTTTATCAGCACCAATCAAAAAATATGACCTAGCTTTTGATTTTACAAAATTCTTATATTTCTTAATTAAATATTCTAAAGCTTCATTATCTCCATCTTTTGCGTATTCAACTATTTCTTCATCCGTCATAACGTTGAATTCTTCTCCATAGATGTCAGAAGATTTATCAAGACTAGAAATTTCATTTGTTGCAATAAGCCCCACTAACATCGCCTCCAAGTTTATTACCAAAGTTCATAAATTTATTATATAGTAGCAAACTATGTAAGTCAAGCTATTTACATATCTTGCCTTAGTTTTTGGAGCTTCTTAACTATGTCTGATTCAATTATGTCTTCAATTGTATCTCTATTATTTGTTTCTTTAAGTTTTTCTTTCTTTTTTGAAATATTATTTTTAACTCTTTTTGATTCAATTTCTAATTCTCTTGCAGAAATTCTTGTAGCTCCCCTACCTAGTATTATTTGTTGTTCAGCCCAATCAGATGTGGCCACTCTTACCTTTTTGTTACGTATTAGTTTAGATACTGATTTTTCAATATAGCTATCAGCCGTCTCATGCTCCTTTGTGTAAACAATATCAATATCTAAAAATGTCTCTTTTTTACCTGTATTACCTTTTACTAAATGAGCATCAAAAACAATTATCACTTTAATACCTGTAAAAGATTGATATTCGGCCATAATTTCTATTAGTTTATTTCTTCCTACTGCTAGATTTAATTTATTTAATTCTCTTAATTCTGACCATGCATTTATAATATTATAACCATCGACAAAAAGATATTCTTTATATACTTTCTTTTTTTTAGCCATAACCCTTATCCACGTTGCCTTCTTATCTCATAAATAAAAATTCCTGCTGCAACTGACGCATTGAGTGATGTTACTTTCCCTTTCATTGGTATCTTAACAATAAAATCACAACTTTCTTTTACTAATCTTTTCATACCTTTTCCTTCACTACCTATTACAACAGCAAGTGGACCATCTAGCTTAGTATCATAATAGTAATTTTCACCATCCATGTCTGCACCATAGACCCATATTCCTTGATCTTTTAGATAACCAATAGTATCAACAATATTGGTAACCTTAGCTACTTTAACATATTCCATAGCTCCACTTGAAGCTTTTGCAACAGTAGCTGTTAAACCTACTGATCTTCGCTTTGGTATTATTACACCATGAGCTCCTGCACATTCTACAGTTCTCATTATAGCTCCTAAATTATGTGGGTCTTCTATTTCATCTAGTATAATTATAAAGGGGTCTTCTTGTTTTTCTTTTGCATATTGCAAAATATCATCAACGCTATAATAGTTATGAGCAGCAATATATGCTATTACTCCTTGATGATTACAATTTTCCACAATAGAATCCAGTTTGCTCTTTGGAACGTATTGTACAATTATATTTTTTTCATTTGCAAGTTTTTTTATTTCATTAATAACACCATGATGTATCCCTTTTAATATCAATATTTTATCTATAGTTCTATTTGATTTTATTGCTTCTACAACTGGATTCCTACCTGCTATAAATCCTTGAGGTTTCAAATTATTTCACTCCTTTAAATATCTGTAAATGATTTATATTATTATTTTATTCTTAGAGTAACCATAAATCAAAAACTCATTTAAGAATGAGTATGCGATTTATTAAAATAATAGATTTTAGTTCTCTGATTAATATCATAGATTTTATTTATATTACTTATGATTAAGTAAAGCTTCAGCTAGATTAATATTAACAACTTTGTATTCGTTTACATTATTATTATATTAATCTAACTTACACTTACTGATATCACTATTTTGACCTATTTTATGATATTTAAAAATAATAACTATAAATTCTTGAATTTTTCTCTAACTTCTTGTATATGACCGCATGTCATATTTCCCTCAGGACATGGATCGTTTATACAGCTAGGACCACAGTATTTAAATAGAGTTGGTGCAACTGCTTTTACTTGCCTTAACATTTCGGTAGCTAACTGCCTAATTTCCCATTGAGCTCTATTACAACATCTATGATTAAAGAAATTAAATAATGTTCTAGCATTCATTGTAAATACGATTTTAGTTTCACAGGCATTAGGAAATACATACCTTGCATCTTCTATAGAAGTTTTTTCTGCCATCATCTTGGCTTTTTTTTCTGAATATCCTTTAGCTATATATTTTTTATAATTCTTTTCAAATAGCTTTTTTGTTATTTGATTATAGTATTTTTGATCTTCCTCCATAGCTTTCACAAATAATGCTTTAGCTTCTTCATCTTCTTCTATAGCTGGAGGTATTACATATTCAAATTGTTCTAATTTTACGTATCTTTGAGATTGCTGTGAATATGAAGCAATTCTATGTCTTACTAATTGATGTGTTAAAACCCTACTCACACCTTCTACTCCAAATGTAAATACAGCATGTTCTATTGGAGATTCATGACCCATGCTCATTAGCCTGTCCAAAAA contains:
- a CDS encoding NYN domain-containing protein, producing MAKKKKVYKEYLFVDGYNIINAWSELRELNKLNLAVGRNKLIEIMAEYQSFTGIKVIIVFDAHLVKGNTGKKETFLDIDIVYTKEHETADSYIEKSVSKLIRNKKVRVATSDWAEQQIILGRGATRISARELEIESKRVKNNISKKKEKLKETNNRDTIEDIIESDIVKKLQKLRQDM
- the rlmB gene encoding 23S rRNA (guanosine(2251)-2'-O)-methyltransferase RlmB, with product MKPQGFIAGRNPVVEAIKSNRTIDKILILKGIHHGVINEIKKLANEKNIIVQYVPKSKLDSIVENCNHQGVIAYIAAHNYYSVDDILQYAKEKQEDPFIIILDEIEDPHNLGAIMRTVECAGAHGVIIPKRRSVGLTATVAKASSGAMEYVKVAKVTNIVDTIGYLKDQGIWVYGADMDGENYYYDTKLDGPLAVVIGSEGKGMKRLVKESCDFIVKIPMKGKVTSLNASVAAGIFIYEIRRQRG
- the sigH gene encoding RNA polymerase sporulation sigma factor SigH, with the protein product MYGEEFNVMTDEEIVEYAKDGDNEALEYLIKKYKNFVKSKARSYFLIGADKEDIIQEGMIGLYKAIRDFKQDKLSSFRAFAELCITRQIITAIKTATRQKHIPLNSYISLNKPIYDEESDRTLMDVLSGVKITDPEELIISREELNNIENKIGEILSGLEWEVLTSYLQGKSYQEIAVELDRHVKSIDNALQRVKRKLERYLEIKDI
- a CDS encoding GTP-binding protein, encoding MAKAKFERNKPHVNIGTIGHVDHGKTTLTAAITKVLNERLGTGESVAFDNIDKAPEE
- the thyX gene encoding FAD-dependent thymidylate synthase, with the translated sequence MKSELKVTLIRHTPDVEKLIASAAKLCYSQVGIDSIEEGLTVESTDKFLDRLMSMGHESPIEHAVFTFGVEGVSRVLTHQLVRHRIASYSQQSQRYVKLEQFEYVIPPAIEEDEEAKALFVKAMEEDQKYYNQITKKLFEKNYKKYIAKGYSEKKAKMMAEKTSIEDARYVFPNACETKIVFTMNARTLFNFFNHRCCNRAQWEIRQLATEMLRQVKAVAPTLFKYCGPSCINDPCPEGNMTCGHIQEVREKFKNL